From one Dermacentor andersoni chromosome 1, qqDerAnde1_hic_scaffold, whole genome shotgun sequence genomic stretch:
- the LOC140219418 gene encoding uncharacterized protein, protein MQSTGQLGQMESFNVTASDWTAYKERLTSFLIVNKVPDSDNVHAFLSIIGPRTYGLLKSLTAPDLPSAKSFEQLKSILDAHLAPVPSIIGERGKFHRRAQYEGEPLPEYVAELRKLSQTCQFGASLDEALRDRFVCGLLREDVQRVLFTEGDTLTFSIAVDRALALEAARKNVAETRDVESSATQLHKVEEDSREAHADLYPRGASESW, encoded by the coding sequence ATGCAGTCGACTGGACAGCTTGGCCAGATGGAGTCATTTAATGTTACCGCAAGTGACTGGACGGCATACAAGGAGAGGTTGACATCTTTTCTGATTGTCAACAAGGTTCCTGACAGCGACAACGTGCATGCATTCCTCAGCATCATCGGCCCGCGAACGTATGGGCTGCTGAAGTCGTTGACGGCGCCTGACCTGCCGTCGGCTAAAAGTTTCGAACAGCTGAAGAGCATCTTGGACGCCCACCTGGCACCAGTGCCGTCCATAATCGGCGAACGAGGCAAGTTTCACCGCAGAGCACAGTATGAAGGTGAGCCCTTGCCGGAATATGTTGCCGAACTTCGCAAGTTGTCTCAGACCTGCCAGTTTGGAGCCAGTTTAGACGAAGCGCTGCGGGATCGTTTCGTTTGCGGACTGCTCCGTGAGGACGTGCAGCGAGTACTTTTTACCGAGGGCGACACATTGACGTTCTCGATAGCAGTGGACCGCGCCCTGGCCTTGGAAGCAGCCAGGAAGAATGTCGCCGAGACTCGAGACGTGGAATCATCGGCCACACAGCTGCACAAAGTTGAAGAAGATAGTAGAGAGGCACATGCTGATCTGTACCCTCGAGGGGCAAGCGAGAGCTGGTAA